A region of the Hemitrygon akajei chromosome 11, sHemAka1.3, whole genome shotgun sequence genome:
ataagacttcagcttctcaacagtccgtggtctccattgtctgattctcctccgtgatgcgccatacattttcaataggagataggtctggactggcagcaggccagtcaagcacacacactctgtgtctacaaagccacgctgttgtagcccgtgcagaatgtggtctggcattgtcctactgaaataagcatggatgtcccgggaagagaagtcgccttgatggcaacatatgtctctctaaaatcctaatatatgcctcagagtcaatggtatcttcacatacatgcaactcacccatgccatgggcactgatgcacccccataccatcacagatgctggcttttgcacctttcgctgataacaatcaggatggtcattttcatctttggcacagagaatTCGACGCCcattttttccaaaaactagctgaaatgtggactcatctgaccacagcacacggttccacagtctttcggtccatctgagatgagcttgggcccagagaactcgccggcgtttctgcatacagttgatgtatggcttcctctttgcgtaatacagtttcaagttgcatttctggatgcagcgacagactgtgttaagtgacaatggttttctgaagtactcccgagcccaggtggctataattgtcacagtagcatgacggtttcttaggcagtgccgcctgagggctccaagatcacgcgcattcagcAGTGGtgtccgaccttgccctttacgcactgagatgtctctgaattctctgaatcttttcacaatattatttactgtagatgttgaaagacctaaattctctgcaattttgcattgggaaatgttccttttgaactgactaacaattctctcacgaattttggcacaaaggggtgagccatgacccatccttgcatgcaaagactgagcctttgatggacgctacttttatacccagtcatgatccctcacctgctaccaattagcctgcttaatgtggagtcttccaaaccggtgttacttgaatattctgtgcactttcaatcttattttaactctgtcccacttttgttgagtgtgttgcagccatcaaattctaaatttgtgtatatttacaaaatacaattaagttggtcagtaaaactattgaaaatcttttctttgtacttttgtcagttaaataaaggttcaagtgaattaacatatcacagatttctgtttttattgcattttggaaaatatcccaacttttctggaaatggggtttgtagtattggtagagttctaatttgttctgtatttcattgaaataaataatttgttactcaattaaatgtTAGTTATTTTttctacctttttaactatttccatgaaccaTCAGCTAACTGGGACAGCCTCTTTATTAGGCCAAAATGTACCATTCAAGGTGtcccaattaacaggaatccactgtaACAGAATGGACTGCAAATCAAATAAGTTGTTACACGTCCTTCCCAGCTTACAAATGCCCATGCCCAAAGACGTAAGCTGTACATAACGAACGAACAGTCTGCAATGATAACCTCTGGTACCGAGCCCAGAGTGCCATCATTGAGCCAAGATTGATACCAAAATCATTTTCTTTTAGCTACACAGAACTCCTTTTCAGGTAGATTGAAATTAAGTTCAGTTGTTTTTATTGTTCTTTACAGGTTGCAGACCAGTTTGCTGAACTCAGCAGCACAGGATTGAGCTGCAGATTCTCTACATCACCAAGAAAGTAATTCCACAATGACTACAACAATGACAACTTCTTACAATGAATCCTCGCACCACTCTTCTTCAAGCAATAGTACTTTCGATCCCAACACATTCATCGAGATTATGGAACTACAAAATATAATCTCAAGGAGTGTTTACGTCTACAGTATATTTGGACTTGTTGGACTATTAACAGGGATCTTCATCCTAATTACTTATATTAGAAACTTCATCAAAAGTACATTTGAAACACTTGACATCTTCGtattcacagtgtctgtggctgACTTCCTGCTTATCCTCTTCTCTTTTACTGATATAGTCAGGCCAAACACCGTTACAACCTCTGCTCTCTGTTGTGCAATCCTCTCATTTTGCTTCAACCTCCCTTATTTCTACACAGAGTACATGCATGTTGCAATTTCCTTCTTTCTGGTATTTCAGCAGACTGCAGTGACTGAAGGAGCCCTGAGAAAACCTCTCATCGCCATCCTCGCAGTAATCAGCTCGAGCATTCTCTGGTCAGTTCTGATCACAGCACTCATTGGGGTCAGTGGGAACTTGAACAAGGAAGTGAACTGCTACTTAGACCCTCTCGAGGCTCCAGCAAAGTATAACATCGTCAAGTTTGTCTTTGGATTTCTCTTGCCAACGCTCACCATTCTGGGATTTATCCTATATTTCCTGATTCATTCCACAAATGGCCTACAAACCTGCAGGATGTCTATCTATTCTCGCCGAGTTTTCCTAGTATTGGTCACGGTG
Encoded here:
- the LOC140735483 gene encoding uncharacterized protein, yielding MTTTMTTSYNESSHHSSSSNSTFDPNTFIEIMELQNIISRSVYVYSIFGLVGLLTGIFILITYIRNFIKSTFETLDIFVFTVSVADFLLILFSFTDIVRPNTVTTSALCCAILSFCFNLPYFYTEYMHVAISFFLVFQQTAVTEGALRKPLIAILAVISSSILWSVLITALIGVSGNLNKEVNCYLDPLEAPAKYNIVKFVFGFLLPTLTILGFILYFLIHSTNGLQTCRMSIYSRRVFLVLVTVTFICRLVYNVLLLLRREVVDNDRNYKMEMMATVGELIMFVGSCLCLVCILIFDEKMRQAAGNFLSCITKPCWVYDSNRNRNNMNPTIEIKEQPEEAASLHLSQNHVHMLS